One Nitrospira sp. genomic window, CGTCGTGAAGCGGTGCGTGTTTTGGTGGAGGAGGGACCGGATCGGATTCAAGAGCTCATCCGCTGGGGCGCGAAATTCGATAAAACGGGTGGGAAGTTTGCCTTTGCACGTGAAGCGGCCCACAGCCGCAGCCGAATCCTCCGTGCGAGAGGCGATGCGACAGGGAACGAAATGGTGAGGGTGTTGATAGCGCAGGCTATGCGACACAAGCGGATCGTCCGGCTGGATTACCATTTCACCGTTGATCTCGTGGTTGAGGAAGGCCGATGTTGTGGAGCGGTGGTGCTTGATGAGCATTCAGGGGAACAATTCATTATTCCTGCAAAAGCCGTCGTCCTGTCGACAGGGGGGGCGGGACAGATTTTTGCTCGCACCACCAATCCGCCGAATGCGACCGGCGATGGCATGGCCATGGCATTTCGTGCAGGAGCGCAACTCCAGGACATGGAATTCGTCCAGTTTCACCCGACCTCGCTGTATCTGCCCTCAAGCCCGCCTTTTTTGTTATCAGAAGCCATGCGAGGAGAGGGCGGTCAGCTGCGCAGCAATAAGGGAGAGACCTTTATGTCGCGGTATCACCCGCTCGGCGCCTTGGCTCCGAGGGATATCGTTGCACGGGCGATCTGGGCGGAAATGGCGGCGACGCGTGCGCGGCATGTCTACCTTGATGTGACTCACTTGGGGGCGAGTTTTGTCAAACAGCGATTTCCGACGATCTATGCGACCTGTCTCCGTCACGATATCGATATCACGGAAGAATGGATCCCGGTCTCCCCGAGCGCCCATTACATGATGGGGGGGGTAGCGACCGATCTCAACGGGGCGACGACCTTGCCGGGTCTTTTTGCGGCGGGCGAGGTTGCCTGTAGTGGTGTGCATGGCGCCAACAGACTGGCCAGCAATTCCTTGCTGGAGGGATTGGTGTTTGGGATGCGGGCCGGCGTGGCCGCTGTCGCCTGGGCCTCACGCCGTTCGATGCCTGATGTGACTCACCATGTAGAGGGTCTGAGGAGCGGTCGGTTGGAACGATTGGAGGATGCCGAAAAAGTGCGCAGTTCGCTTCGGCGGATCATGTGGGGACAAGTAGGGCTTATCCGTTCTCGGGAGTCTCTCGTTCGTGCCACGGCCCAGCTTGCGCGGTGGGGGCAGATGGTGTCCCGATCCTTTATGGGGAGGGCCGATCTGGAGGTCAAGAATATGGTACAAGTGGCGCATTGCGTGGCCGAAGCTGCGCTCTGGAGAGAAAATAGTGTGGGCGCCCATTACCGATCCGATTTTCCAGGACCAAAACGACCGGGCTGGAAACAGCATAGTCAAGTATATCGGGGGGGCCGAACTACTGGCCGGACTGAATCGAAGACACGGGGGCGGGTTGTGGCAGTGCGTACTCCGAAGAGGGGATGACGTGTCCGGTCACGGCAAGGTCACGGGCGAGGAAGAGTCGATAGTATCGCAAGACCTTGCGGACATAGAGGCGGGTTTCAGTAATTGGCGGAAGAGCTCGGTAACGATCGACGACATGCTCCCCGGCGTTATAGGCAGCGAGCGCCAGTGGAAGGTTGCCACGGAATC contains:
- the nadB gene encoding L-aspartate oxidase; translation: MPRSALEADFLVIGSGVAGLRAALDLSRIGRVIVLTKGHPLQSNSIFAQGGVAVALSEEDDVAIHLTDTVKAGHGLCRREAVRVLVEEGPDRIQELIRWGAKFDKTGGKFAFAREAAHSRSRILRARGDATGNEMVRVLIAQAMRHKRIVRLDYHFTVDLVVEEGRCCGAVVLDEHSGEQFIIPAKAVVLSTGGAGQIFARTTNPPNATGDGMAMAFRAGAQLQDMEFVQFHPTSLYLPSSPPFLLSEAMRGEGGQLRSNKGETFMSRYHPLGALAPRDIVARAIWAEMAATRARHVYLDVTHLGASFVKQRFPTIYATCLRHDIDITEEWIPVSPSAHYMMGGVATDLNGATTLPGLFAAGEVACSGVHGANRLASNSLLEGLVFGMRAGVAAVAWASRRSMPDVTHHVEGLRSGRLERLEDAEKVRSSLRRIMWGQVGLIRSRESLVRATAQLARWGQMVSRSFMGRADLEVKNMVQVAHCVAEAALWRENSVGAHYRSDFPGPKRPGWKQHSQVYRGGRTTGRTESKTRGRVVAVRTPKRG